A region of Sciurus carolinensis chromosome 14 unlocalized genomic scaffold, mSciCar1.2 scaffold_101_arrow_ctg1, whole genome shotgun sequence DNA encodes the following proteins:
- the LOC124973194 gene encoding probable pathogenesis-related protein ARB_02861 isoform X3, with the protein MVISRGAGKDRGGRKEERPPLLHAPTNPPASHLPGPSSSSSSSPPLPPSRPGPQVPPTKQRQRQRHRHRPPRPPRENGILPPPTQVSRELTLAAGTHKGLARANSNWFPSQALLHLLPKLNPLDIRRGAECTCGALVSSLVQQRGTAPTAASQEHVKVTQET; encoded by the exons ATGGTGATTTCCAGAGGAGCTGGGAAGGacagagggggaaggaaggaagagcggCCGCCACTACTCCACGCCCCCACCAACCCGCCTGCCAGCCACTTGCCaggaccctcctcctcctcctcctcctccccccccctccccccaagtCGCCCGGGACCGCAAGTCCCACCCACCAAGCAGCGCCAGCGCCAGCGCCACCGCCACCGCCCACCCAGGCCTCCTCGCGAGAACGGTATCTTGCCGCCGCCCACACAGGTCTCGCGAGAGTTGACGCTCGCCGCCGGCACCCACAAAGGTCTCGCGAGAGCTAACTCTAATTGGTTCCCGTCCCAGGCTCTGCTACACCTTCTTCCGAAACTGAATCCACTAG ACATACGTCGGGGAGCAGAGTGCACGTGTGGCGCCTTGGTCTCCTCACTCGTGCAACAGAGAGGGACAGCACCCACCGCCGCCTCCCAGGAGCACGTCAAAGTCAC ACAGGAGACATAA
- the LOC124973194 gene encoding uncharacterized protein LOC124973194 isoform X1, giving the protein MVISRGAGKDRGGRKEERPPLLHAPTNPPASHLPGPSSSSSSSPPLPPSRPGPQVPPTKQRQRQRHRHRPPRPPRENGILPPPTQVSRELTLAAGTHKGLARANSNWFPSQALLHLLPKLNPLDIRRGAECTCGALVSSLVQQRGTAPTAASQEHVKVTFQESLMTPTHSPTTHSHEERRHRA; this is encoded by the exons ATGGTGATTTCCAGAGGAGCTGGGAAGGacagagggggaaggaaggaagagcggCCGCCACTACTCCACGCCCCCACCAACCCGCCTGCCAGCCACTTGCCaggaccctcctcctcctcctcctcctccccccccctccccccaagtCGCCCGGGACCGCAAGTCCCACCCACCAAGCAGCGCCAGCGCCAGCGCCACCGCCACCGCCCACCCAGGCCTCCTCGCGAGAACGGTATCTTGCCGCCGCCCACACAGGTCTCGCGAGAGTTGACGCTCGCCGCCGGCACCCACAAAGGTCTCGCGAGAGCTAACTCTAATTGGTTCCCGTCCCAGGCTCTGCTACACCTTCTTCCGAAACTGAATCCACTAG ACATACGTCGGGGAGCAGAGTGCACGTGTGGCGCCTTGGTCTCCTCACTCGTGCAACAGAGAGGGACAGCACCCACCGCCGCCTCCCAGGAGCACGTCAAAGTCAC GTTTCAGGAATCATTAATgacacccactcactcacccaccacCCACTCTCACGAAGAGAGGCGGCACAGGGCCTGA
- the LOC124973194 gene encoding taperin-like isoform X4 — protein MVISRGAGKDRGGRKEERPPLLHAPTNPPASHLPGPSSSSSSSPPLPPSRPGPQVPPTKQRQRQRHRHRPPRPPRENGSATPSSETESTRHTSGSRVHVWRLGLLTRATERDSTHRRLPGARQSHTGDIKFMETSDTDDIPGKIHQTVIACIHSI, from the exons ATGGTGATTTCCAGAGGAGCTGGGAAGGacagagggggaaggaaggaagagcggCCGCCACTACTCCACGCCCCCACCAACCCGCCTGCCAGCCACTTGCCaggaccctcctcctcctcctcctcctccccccccctccccccaagtCGCCCGGGACCGCAAGTCCCACCCACCAAGCAGCGCCAGCGCCAGCGCCACCGCCACCGCCCACCCAGGCCTCCTCGCGAGAACG GCTCTGCTACACCTTCTTCCGAAACTGAATCCACTAG ACATACGTCGGGGAGCAGAGTGCACGTGTGGCGCCTTGGTCTCCTCACTCGTGCAACAGAGAGGGACAGCACCCACCGCCGCCTCCCAGGAGCACGTCAAAGTCAC ACAGGAGACATAAAGTTCATGGAAACATCCGATACAGATGACATTCCAGGAAAAATCCATCAGACGGTCATCGCCTGCATCCACTCAATCTGA
- the LOC124973194 gene encoding probable pathogenesis-related protein ARB_02861 isoform X2, with product MVISRGAGKDRGGRKEERPPLLHAPTNPPASHLPGPSSSSSSSPPLPPSRPGPQVPPTKQRQRQRHRHRPPRPPRENGILPPPTQVSRELTLAAGTHKGLARANSNWFPSQALLHLLPKLNPLDIRRGAECTCGALVSSLVQQRGTAPTAASQEHVKVTQAGKREA from the exons ATGGTGATTTCCAGAGGAGCTGGGAAGGacagagggggaaggaaggaagagcggCCGCCACTACTCCACGCCCCCACCAACCCGCCTGCCAGCCACTTGCCaggaccctcctcctcctcctcctcctccccccccctccccccaagtCGCCCGGGACCGCAAGTCCCACCCACCAAGCAGCGCCAGCGCCAGCGCCACCGCCACCGCCCACCCAGGCCTCCTCGCGAGAACGGTATCTTGCCGCCGCCCACACAGGTCTCGCGAGAGTTGACGCTCGCCGCCGGCACCCACAAAGGTCTCGCGAGAGCTAACTCTAATTGGTTCCCGTCCCAGGCTCTGCTACACCTTCTTCCGAAACTGAATCCACTAG ACATACGTCGGGGAGCAGAGTGCACGTGTGGCGCCTTGGTCTCCTCACTCGTGCAACAGAGAGGGACAGCACCCACCGCCGCCTCCCAGGAGCACGTCAAAGTCAC ACAGGCTGGCAAGAGAGAAGCGTAG